In Sediminispirochaeta bajacaliforniensis DSM 16054, the DNA window TTTCCAGCTCATCAACACCCGGTATGAACGTGGATCTATCATCCTCACTTCAAATAAAACTTTTGGCAAGTGGGGTGAGATTATGGCTGATGATGCAGTCGCCACTGCAACTCTGGATAGGCTCTTGCATCATTCCCATGTGGTGAGCCTTAAAGGCGATTCGTATCGTATGAAAGACAGAATGAAGATTGGAGCCGTTGGCTTCTAAAGATTTTTGCCGGAACTCTGCAATTTAACTCCGATGAAAAACTGCAATTTCATTCCGGTGTTGACAGCAGGTTCCGCCACTTCTCGATTTCTTCGTAGATTTTCTTGTTGAGATTACTGATCGTTCCCGGTGACACCTTTGCTCCCCACAAGGCTTCTGTGATGTCTTCGACTCTCCGCACCGACACTCCTGCCAAGTACATTTCCACCATCGCTTCCTCTACGGAAATCTCCCGGCGCTTATACCGTTCAATGATCGCCGTTTCGAAAGTGACCTTCTTCAGCTTTGGCATCTGAAAGGTAACTTCCCCCGCCTTGGTCAACAGCTTTCGGTCATAATGGCCGGCCCGATACCCTTTGCGCTCAGCTCTTCTTTCGTGTTTCTGGGCATTGACCAATTGCTCGGCTTCAGCTTCCAGCATGGCATTCAATGTTTCCTCTACCGTTTCTCTAACAAAATTCCCTAAATGGTTTTTGACTTCTTCCTCATTTATCTCGATAATCGTACCAGACATTTGGTCCTCTCTCTGATGTGGTTTTGGTTGTACTTAATCAATCGTCAGATTGAGGACTTTCTTTTTATCAAAATTAGAATTTGCGCAAGATATTATACGTTATCCATCGATAGAAGAAAGATGCGGAGGCATAGCGTGGATGCCGGAAAGAGGATGGCGTGGATATGCCATGAAAAACTGTGCTAAGCGGCGGCCGTGAAGAAATCAGTATAGAGGCCGAAGAGTACGGGCTTTTTTCTCACCGGCCCGGGAGTAGGGGGCGCACCGCATGGAAATGCATTTGAAATGCCCTGGTGGGGCCGCCTGTGGTTGTAGTATGAAACATATGCTTTCATGATGGACCTGATGTGGCGGAGTGAGAAGGGTATGAAGAAGTTAAAGCATTCGCTTTCTGCCGATCGAACGAAGCGTTGGGCAAAGGCATTCAGGTTTGGCGAGTATGGAGGAAGTTTTACCTGAGTGATGGAGAGGGAGCGGTAGTCAAACCATGCGAGCTCGCCGGAGTTATCGTGGCTGAGAAGAACCTGCGTATCGATTCTGTCGAACATGAAGGCAGAGAGCTGGTTACGGATGAATGCCATGGAGGGATGAGCGGTAATGCCAAAGTGAACGATCATTCTTGTTTGCATGATGAAGAATACAAAGATGCGCTTGTGGAAGATGGTATCGACACAGAAAAAGTCGCAGCAAAAAAGAGAAGCCATGTGAGAGGTACCCCCAGAGTGGATTGTCTTTCTTGATCTCGATGATGAGGTTTCTGATGGAAGCGGAGCTGGGAGGTCTACCTGGCCTTGTACGATGGGGATAGGACCACCGGTGCTTGCAAAGCTTTTTCCATGAATAGAGGACGGTGTTGGGGGAGACGATGGTAAGGAGTTTTCGTGCCTTTGATAAAGGGAGAGGAGAAGGGTGAAAAAGTGCCTGTCTGCAGGGGAGACGTGGATCCTGCGTGAGTGTTGCCTGATCTGGGCCTTGAGGATCTGGTTTTCCTTAACCAGCAGGGCAAACTTGAAAAAGACGGTGGATCGTTTTGAAAAGAAGAGCATGATGAATGTAAGAAAAAAGCGCATAAGGGCCACACCTTTTTACCTGGAATTGGGTGACAGATGAGAATGTACCACAAACAGCCGGTAGTATCAGGAAACTTTTTGAAATGGAGCAAGGCAAAGAGAGCAGCGGAGCGAGGGAAGAGAGAGGTCGTAATCCTCAATCCCGTAATGCCTGGATCTCCTGCTGCCTGAGGCCGGTAAGCTCGGATATTTCCTGAATGGAGTAGCCTTTGGCCAGCATCTTTTTTGCAGTAATGACCGCCCGCTGCTTTTCGCCCTGTTCGACACCCTGTTTGATGCCCTGCTCGAGCATCATCTGGTCATGCTCTTTCATTTTGGTAAGTAACATGGATTTTACCTCCACAATGTCGTTGATCCGGGACAAGACCGGCTGTTTTTGTTGTTCTTCGACGGAAGCAAAGAAGTTGTTCAGCCACTGAACCAGCAGCTGGACTGCCTCAAGTTTCTCTTCGGTAATAATGGAAAGGAAGATATCGATCTCAGCCTCAAGCTCTTCGGGAGAGGAGTTCTCGGCATAGAAGACCGCGGAAAGGGCGTTCTTGATCTTCGCGAGGCTCTGCTTTGGAATCTGGTTCTCGATAACCGGATAGTACTGGAAAGAAGGGATGTACTTTTCCGGGATGGACTGTTCGATGAGGTCCCGGCTGTTAAACGAAGCAGTCCACCTTCTGTCGCCGTTGTAGATGAGGATGGGAAAGACGGCAGGAAAGCGGCCGGAATCGGTTGTTTGATGAAAGCTTTGATAGAACTCGGTGATGTAGCGAAGGAACCTAAGCGGCATGGAGTGGTCGACGGTGGACTGGAACTCGATGAGAAGGAAGAGGTAAAGGGGTTTATCGGTGTAATTGATCTTCCAGATGATATCGGATTCCCTGGTTTTGAAGTCATCGGTAATGAAGCTTTTGTCAACCCGTTCGAGGGAATCGAAGTCGAGTTTACGAACGAAACGTTCTTTGACAAAGGCCTCCATGAGGCGCTGAACAAAGATAGGGTGAGAGAAGAGGAACTTATAGCGTGTATCGTGCTCGCCTGCCATGAGGTAATACTACTACGGGAAGGGTGGTTTGGGCAATTGTAGGGAGTCTTTAACGATGCGTTAAGGAGACGGAGGGCGCCGGAGGCGGTCCGAGGCGAGAAGCCGAGGACGGGAGCGAAGAGCGTACCCCGGAGTCGACTGGCCCGAAGCGAGGAACGAGCGAGGGTAACGTCCAAATGCCCTCTATACCATGGTTAGAGTAATTGAACAAAGGCTCGAATGGCAGAATATGTGAAATATCGTACTGCTATTTCGTTTCCCGGGAAGGCTAATGGTTTCTGATCATCTAATGAACGCTGAAACCTGCCTTTGTTGTTCAATTTTTGTATTGCTTACCACCAGGATTCCGAACACTATGATTTTTACAGAAATAAATTGA includes these proteins:
- a CDS encoding ATP-binding protein encodes the protein FQLINTRYERGSIILTSNKTFGKWGEIMADDAVATATLDRLLHHSHVVSLKGDSYRMKDRMKIGAVGF
- a CDS encoding integrase core domain-containing protein, whose product is MASLFCCDFFCVDTIFHKRIFVFFIMQTRMIVHFGITAHPSMAFIRNQLSAFMFDRIDTQVLLSHDNSGELAWFDYRSLSITQVKLPPYSPNLNAFAQRFVRSAESECFNFFIPFSLRHIRSIMKAYVSYYNHRRPHQGISNAFPCGAPPTPGPVRKKPVLFGLYTDFFTAAA
- a CDS encoding Rpn family recombination-promoting nuclease/putative transposase, whose amino-acid sequence is MAGEHDTRYKFLFSHPIFVQRLMEAFVKERFVRKLDFDSLERVDKSFITDDFKTRESDIIWKINYTDKPLYLFLLIEFQSTVDHSMPLRFLRYITEFYQSFHQTTDSGRFPAVFPILIYNGDRRWTASFNSRDLIEQSIPEKYIPSFQYYPVIENQIPKQSLAKIKNALSAVFYAENSSPEELEAEIDIFLSIITEEKLEAVQLLVQWLNNFFASVEEQQKQPVLSRINDIVEVKSMLLTKMKEHDQMMLEQGIKQGVEQGEKQRAVITAKKMLAKGYSIQEISELTGLRQQEIQALRD